Proteins encoded within one genomic window of Episyrphus balteatus chromosome 1, idEpiBalt1.1, whole genome shotgun sequence:
- the LOC129906802 gene encoding uncharacterized protein LOC129906802 — MALIGRVFLMALCVLTAYALPSLNNGFKIGNEHFKLRAVTSPTQKAATAVVTPQAVNKSSTDTCTIKYSTAMSNINNQTVNKTKDCYKSAEVAFKEFDSQVLNATVKEVTAISKNLQMRLSNCSTNKTNLDILVCVIDSFNENMANLNNMTSKAQVVASSVNEYEYSVEIATKMCVNEVMISSKVNSSIADNDMQKCLSNNTVGGLYGSKSGLKFKTLQLN, encoded by the exons ATGGCATTAATTGGACGAGTTTTCTTAATGGCACTTTGCGTTTTAACC gcATATGCTTTGCCCTCATTGAACAATGGTTTCAAAATTGGCAACGAACATTTTAAACTACGTGCTGTAACATCGCCAACTCAAAAAGCTGCAACAGCCGTCGTTACCCCTCAAGCTGTTAACAAAAGTTCCACAGACACATGTACAATCAAGTACAGCACTGCTATGAGCAATATTAACAATCAAACTGTTAATAAAACTAAAGACTGTTACAAATCCGCTGAAGTTGCATTCAAGGAATTTGATAGCCAAGTTTTAAATGCAACCGTAAAAGAGGTGACTGCTATTTCGAAAAATCTCCAAATGAGACTTTCGAACTGCTCAACTAATAAAACAAACTTGGACATTTTGGTTTGCGTCATCGATTCT tttaatgaaaatatggCTAATCTCAATAATATGACTAGCAAGGCACAAGTTGTAGCCAGTTCAGTCAATGAATATGAATACTCAGTTGAAATAGCTACCAAAATGTGTGTGAATGAAGTTATGATTAGCAGCAAAGTTAATTCGAGTATTGCCGACAACGATATGCAGAAATGTTTGAGCAATAATACAGTTGGGGGATTATATGGTTCAAAATCTGGGCTTAAATTTAAAACCTTACagttgaattaa